In Hymenobacter aquaticus, a single window of DNA contains:
- a CDS encoding sugar phosphate nucleotidyltransferase — translation MKAVIPVAGIGSRLRPHTHTQPKSLVPVAGNTILGHIIDRLQDAGIEEFVFIIGYLGEKIESYVRRYYPQLRSTFVVQEPREGIGHALWLARDTFRHDQDGVLIMLGDTIVDVDLREMLGREGNVLAVKEVKTPSIFGVVETNNSGRVTKVIEKPRIPKSNYALVGLYKIADPAWLASALERIIEQDLRTHNEFQLTDALMLMIQDGAQMTTAPVDHWFDCGRKDSLLEANAKLLNRPEFLGNKYPEFPDTIIIPPVSIGKDCQISHSIIGPNVAIGDRTIVKNTILSDSIIGSYSELRQAVMHDCIVGSDASFRGLNHSLNIGDNTEIDYS, via the coding sequence ATGAAAGCTGTTATCCCTGTCGCCGGTATCGGGTCCCGTTTGCGCCCGCACACCCACACTCAGCCCAAGTCGCTGGTGCCCGTGGCCGGCAACACGATTCTGGGGCATATCATCGACCGGCTGCAAGATGCCGGCATTGAGGAGTTTGTGTTCATTATCGGCTACCTGGGCGAGAAAATCGAAAGCTACGTGCGCCGCTACTACCCGCAGCTGCGGTCCACCTTCGTGGTGCAGGAGCCGCGCGAAGGAATCGGGCACGCGCTGTGGCTAGCCCGCGACACCTTCCGTCACGACCAGGACGGCGTGCTCATCATGCTCGGCGACACCATCGTGGACGTGGACCTGCGCGAAATGCTGGGCCGCGAAGGCAACGTGCTGGCCGTGAAGGAAGTAAAGACGCCCTCTATCTTCGGGGTGGTCGAAACCAATAATAGTGGCCGCGTCACCAAAGTAATTGAGAAGCCCCGCATTCCGAAGTCGAACTACGCGCTGGTGGGCCTCTACAAGATTGCCGACCCGGCCTGGCTGGCTTCGGCCCTGGAGCGCATCATCGAGCAGGATCTGCGTACCCACAACGAGTTCCAGCTCACCGACGCGCTGATGCTCATGATTCAGGACGGGGCCCAGATGACCACCGCGCCCGTCGACCACTGGTTTGACTGCGGCCGCAAAGATTCGTTGCTCGAAGCCAACGCCAAGCTGCTGAACCGGCCCGAGTTTCTGGGCAACAAGTACCCCGAGTTTCCCGACACCATCATCATTCCGCCGGTCAGCATCGGCAAGGACTGCCAGATTTCGCACTCCATCATCGGCCCCAACGTGGCCATCGGCGACCGGACCATCGTGAAAAACACCATCCTGAGCGACTCCATCATCGGCTCCTATTCCGAGTTGCGCCAGGCCGTGATGCACGACTGCATCGTGGGCTCGGACGCCTCGTTCCGGGGCCTGAACCACAGCCTGAACATCGGCGACAATACCGAAATCGACTATAGCTAA
- a CDS encoding DUF2695 domain-containing protein — MPSKEDKQKRKEILAGLSAKHKAEKVANLPLPLTELKALFDYLDEQLGETDCDDTLRLTQQFLESRNIPVAPITAWLDTYGGYCDCEVLANVEEKFENVL; from the coding sequence ATGCCATCCAAAGAAGACAAACAGAAGCGGAAGGAAATTCTGGCGGGGCTTTCTGCAAAGCATAAAGCGGAAAAGGTAGCCAACCTACCGTTACCGCTTACTGAGTTGAAAGCCCTGTTCGATTACCTTGATGAGCAGCTTGGCGAAACAGATTGCGACGACACGTTACGGCTGACGCAGCAGTTTCTGGAATCCCGGAATATTCCGGTGGCTCCCATTACAGCTTGGCTAGACACGTATGGCGGCTATTGTGACTGTGAGGTGCTAGCAAATGTGGAAGAGAAGTTTGAGAATGTATTATAG
- a CDS encoding prolyl oligopeptidase family serine peptidase: MRKLSYPLLALTALAACKSTQPANDVAARRPLTEMPTAETTGPSRRGAAALATLPQLTVEYPKTRKIDHTDDYHGTPVTDPYRWLEDLDSPETKEWVTAQNKVTFGYLEKIPFREQIKNRLTKMWNYERFGVPQIEGDNLYFSKNDGLQNQAVMYVQQNGQEGQPDVLLDPNKFSTDGTTALAGTYFSNDHRYLAYATSGGGSDWQKMKVLDLKTRQPLKDELQWVKVSGAAWTKDGFYYSRYDAPKAGQNQLSGKNEFHKVYFHKLGTAQSADKLVYEDKTMPLGFRTVGTTEDERFLVLYTTDGKADGNRLAVRDLTDPKQAAKFTTLIGSYEHNNSVIGNVGGQLLVLTNYKAPRYRIVLIDPKKPQEANWQEILKQGENKLEDVAHVGGRLIVTYLKDASSLVKVYSEKGEFQNDIELPAIGTAAGFGGRRDAKSVYYAFTSFAYPTTIYRYDLESKQSTVFRAPKVEVNPQDYVTTQVFYASKDGTKIPMFIVHKKGIKLNGQNPTYLYAYGGFNISLTPGFSVARMLWLENGGILAIPNLRGGGEYGEAWHQAGMTPNKQNVFDDFIAAAEYLTVQNYTDSHHLAIAGGSNGGLLVGAIMTQRPELAHVAFPAVGVMDMLRYQKFTIGWNWAPEYGTSDNYEQFKNLYKFSPLHNLRAGTTYPATMITTADHDDRVVPAHSFKFAATLQELNAGHNPQLIRVDVNAGHGAGKSTALQIQEWADVWSFAFQNMGVNPYPMGR, encoded by the coding sequence ATGCGCAAACTATCCTATCCGCTACTGGCGCTGACGGCCCTGGCCGCCTGCAAATCGACCCAGCCCGCCAACGACGTGGCGGCCCGCCGGCCCCTGACGGAAATGCCTACTGCTGAAACCACTGGCCCTAGTCGTCGCGGCGCGGCGGCCCTGGCCACCCTGCCCCAACTGACCGTGGAATACCCCAAGACCCGCAAAATCGACCATACCGACGACTACCACGGCACGCCCGTAACCGACCCCTACCGCTGGCTCGAAGACCTCGACTCGCCCGAAACTAAGGAGTGGGTGACGGCGCAGAATAAGGTTACGTTCGGCTACCTGGAGAAAATTCCGTTCCGGGAGCAGATCAAGAACCGCCTGACCAAGATGTGGAACTACGAGCGGTTTGGCGTGCCCCAGATTGAAGGCGACAACCTGTACTTCTCCAAAAACGACGGTCTGCAAAACCAGGCCGTGATGTACGTGCAGCAAAACGGGCAGGAAGGCCAGCCCGACGTGCTGCTCGACCCCAACAAGTTTTCTACTGACGGCACCACGGCCCTGGCCGGCACCTACTTCTCCAACGACCACCGCTACCTGGCCTACGCCACCTCGGGCGGCGGCTCCGACTGGCAGAAAATGAAGGTGCTCGACCTCAAAACCCGGCAGCCGCTGAAAGATGAGCTGCAGTGGGTGAAGGTGTCGGGGGCGGCCTGGACCAAGGACGGCTTCTACTACAGCCGCTACGATGCGCCCAAGGCGGGCCAGAACCAACTGTCGGGCAAAAACGAGTTTCACAAGGTGTACTTCCACAAGCTGGGCACCGCGCAGAGCGCCGACAAGCTCGTGTACGAGGACAAAACCATGCCCCTGGGCTTCCGCACGGTGGGTACGACCGAGGACGAGCGGTTTCTGGTGCTCTACACCACCGATGGCAAGGCCGACGGCAACCGCCTGGCCGTGCGCGACCTAACCGACCCCAAGCAGGCTGCCAAGTTTACCACCCTCATCGGCAGCTACGAGCACAACAACTCGGTGATTGGCAACGTGGGCGGGCAGCTGCTGGTGCTCACCAACTACAAGGCCCCGCGCTACCGCATCGTGCTGATTGACCCCAAAAAGCCGCAGGAGGCCAACTGGCAGGAGATACTAAAGCAGGGCGAAAACAAGCTGGAAGACGTGGCCCACGTCGGCGGCCGCCTCATCGTGACTTACCTCAAGGATGCCAGCAGCCTGGTGAAGGTGTACTCGGAGAAGGGCGAGTTCCAGAACGACATCGAGCTGCCGGCCATTGGCACGGCCGCCGGTTTCGGGGGGCGCCGCGACGCGAAGAGCGTATATTACGCCTTCACTTCCTTTGCCTACCCCACCACCATCTACCGCTACGACCTGGAATCGAAGCAAAGCACCGTGTTCCGGGCCCCGAAAGTGGAGGTGAACCCCCAGGACTACGTGACCACGCAGGTGTTCTACGCCAGCAAGGACGGCACCAAGATTCCGATGTTCATCGTGCACAAGAAGGGCATCAAGCTCAACGGCCAGAACCCGACGTACCTGTACGCCTACGGCGGGTTCAACATTTCCCTGACGCCGGGCTTTAGCGTGGCCCGCATGCTGTGGCTCGAAAACGGCGGCATTCTGGCTATTCCCAACCTGCGCGGGGGCGGCGAATACGGCGAAGCCTGGCACCAGGCCGGCATGACGCCCAACAAGCAGAACGTGTTTGACGACTTCATTGCCGCCGCCGAGTACCTGACGGTGCAGAACTACACCGACTCCCACCACTTGGCCATTGCCGGCGGCTCCAACGGCGGCCTGCTGGTGGGCGCCATCATGACGCAGCGGCCCGAGCTGGCCCACGTGGCTTTCCCGGCGGTGGGCGTGATGGACATGCTGCGCTACCAGAAGTTCACCATCGGCTGGAACTGGGCCCCCGAGTACGGCACTTCCGACAACTACGAGCAGTTCAAGAACCTCTACAAATTCTCGCCCCTGCACAACCTGCGGGCCGGCACCACCTACCCGGCCACGATGATTACCACCGCCGACCACGACGACCGGGTGGTGCCCGCGCACTCGTTTAAATTTGCGGCCACGCTCCAGGAACTGAATGCCGGCCATAATCCCCAGCTGATCCGGGTGGACGTGAATGCCGGGCACGGGGCGGGCAAGAGCACGGCCCTGCAGATTCAGGAGTGGGCCGACGTGTGGTCGTTTGCCTTCCAGAACATGGGCGTCAATCCGTATCCAATGGGGCGCTGA
- a CDS encoding OmpA family protein: MNDPQNRSSNDFFWPSYVDLMTSLFVVMLVLFVYSFKLFKDREHDLKQANGELKAKAEELEQITKIRRSLQRLEGKYFRYDPTLERHELLVPVQFKAGRDEIQDAYKPALLQAGQTLRSVLKTIKTEQPVRYLVIVEGMAARYAGNDARNRSEEQLTYQLSYRRALNLLNFWKQNGLDFSQDSGIELIIGGSGFFGTGRYRGSQEGQNKRFLIQVIPKIGRMTSINLR, translated from the coding sequence ATGAACGACCCGCAAAACCGCTCTTCCAACGACTTCTTCTGGCCCAGCTACGTGGACCTGATGACCTCGCTTTTCGTGGTGATGCTGGTGTTGTTCGTGTACAGCTTCAAGCTCTTCAAAGACCGGGAGCACGACCTCAAGCAGGCCAACGGGGAGCTGAAAGCCAAGGCCGAGGAGCTGGAGCAGATTACCAAAATCCGCCGCTCGCTGCAGCGGCTGGAAGGTAAATACTTCCGCTACGACCCAACGCTGGAGCGGCACGAGCTGCTGGTGCCGGTGCAGTTCAAGGCGGGGCGTGACGAAATCCAGGATGCCTACAAACCCGCCTTGCTGCAGGCCGGCCAAACCCTACGCTCCGTGCTCAAAACCATCAAAACCGAGCAGCCCGTGCGCTACCTGGTCATTGTGGAGGGCATGGCCGCCCGCTACGCCGGCAACGACGCGCGCAACCGTTCCGAAGAGCAGCTCACCTACCAGCTCAGCTACCGCCGCGCCCTAAATTTGCTCAACTTCTGGAAGCAAAACGGCCTCGATTTCAGCCAGGACAGTGGCATTGAGCTTATCATCGGCGGCAGCGGCTTCTTCGGCACCGGCCGCTACCGGGGGAGCCAGGAAGGCCAGAACAAGCGGTTTTTGATTCAGGTAATTCCCAAAATCGGGCGCATGACCAGCATCAACTTACGCTAA